The following proteins come from a genomic window of Nasonia vitripennis strain AsymCx chromosome 4 unlocalized genomic scaffold, Nvit_psr_1.1 chr4_random0004, whole genome shotgun sequence:
- the LOC116417082 gene encoding uncharacterized protein LOC116417082: MKLKEAKLHVTLQKPVALGQIWISQLTQQKAKKNVNKRNTAPKKKRDEDSSSALAAHNEYVANISESLKSVARNQLDEMRVMCENHRRTNSLLEELISILKNYFAVNPISSTLNQESSVQHESVERVERVEDDIQPMRSPSPTNPDPINEVDENEEIEEMEILEDEVDFEEIMRHNKKSKY; encoded by the exons ATGAAACTAAAAGAAGCCAAGCTACACGTAACTCTCCAGAAGCCAGTTGCTCTTGGGCAGATTTGGATTTCACAATTAACTCAACaaaaggcaaaaaaaaatgtcaacaaAAGAAACACTGCACCGAAAAAAAAGCGAGATG AAGATTCAAGTTCAGCTCTTGCTGCACACAATGAATATGTGGCAAATATATCTGAGAGTTTGAAGTCTGTAGCGCGAAACCAACTTGATGAAATGAGAGTTATGTGCGAAAACCACCGTCGTACAAATTCATTGCTCGAGGAACTCATCTCAATactaaaaaactattttgcTGTCAATCCTATATCTTCTACATTAAATCAAGAAAGTTCTGTTCAACATGAATCAGTTGAACGTGTTGAGAGAGTCGAAGATGATATTCAACCTATGAGATCGCCATCTCCAACAAATCCTGACCCCATCAATGAAGTTGATGAAAACGAAGAAATAGAAGAAATGGAAATACTTGAAGATGAAGTTGACTTTGAAGAAATTATGCGCCACAACAAAAAATCAAAGTATTAA